The sequence below is a genomic window from Setaria italica strain Yugu1 chromosome IV, Setaria_italica_v2.0, whole genome shotgun sequence.
GCAATGAAATTCTATTACAAACCTTaacctactaggactcctcaatTCTACTCGGACTAGGATTGGGTCAGTCTGACCGGTCGTGCctaccggtcagaccagttggTCTTGCCAGACCGGCTATAGGATCCAGGATCGGTTAGACGACCTGGAGGAATCGATCTGACTGGTTGGTCCCGGCTTGATCGGCTTGCTGCCAATTTTGAGctccaacacatgcccccatattttttttaaaacattgCGTACCATAAAACAAAAATAAGCCTAAGGGCGATGTTCCTTACAGAATCCATCGGCCATGTTACATCAAGCATCTTGCCAAATACTTGGCTAATACTTCTTCAAGTACCTACCATTGAGAGTTCTAGGCAACTGCTATCCTCGCAAAGTTTCTACCATATAGGAATTCCTAAAAAGCACCTTCACAATCTTGTATGGCCCCTCCCAACTTGGAGACCACTTGCCAAACTTGTTGCTCTTGGTCCCTATAGGTAGAATCATCTTCCAAACCAAATCATTAACCTGGAAAGATTTAACTTTTACCTTCTTATTATGTGCTCTAGCAACTAGAATTTTGTCCTTCTCAATCTCCTTCAAAGCCTCCAATCGCTTGTCGGTCACCTCATCAACATTTTCCATCATCAAGGTATGATAAGTATCAACATCAAGATTATTTTGCTTAGCTAATCTATATGCGCCTAGATTCACTACAACAGGCAAAATAGCTTCTTGACCATAGACAATCTCAAAAGGAGTAACTTTAGTCGCACCATGTCTAGCAATACAATAAGCCCACAAAGCTTCAGATAATACCTCATGCCACCTTCTAGGATTTTCgtctatcttcttcttgatgagcttaatcaaaatcttgttgctagactcggcttgtccattagcttgagcataatatggagatgaattgagcaatttagtaccaTAGGATTCAACAAACTCACGCACCTCTTTGGATATGCATGAAGTCCCTTGATCCAAGGTTAAAGTTCGTGGAATGCCAAACCTATGCACAATATGTTCTCTAACAAACTCAATTACCTCCTGATGTATCATATTCTTGAGGGGAGTTCCTTCggtccacttggtgaaataattaGTAGCCACTATAACAAAATAATGTCCTTTTGATGAAGGAGGATGAATTTTACCAACAAAGTCCAATACCCATCCTCGAAAAGACCATGGCTTAATAATAGGATACATCAACGTAGCAGGTACCATGTGAACATCCTCAAACTTTTAACACTCTTCACATCCTTTGTAGTAGCAAAAATAATCGGCTATCATATTAGGCCAATAAAAGCAAGTCCGCCTAAGAAGCCACTTCATCTTAGAAGCTGACTGATGTGTACTACAAATCCCTTCATGGACCTCTCCCATAGCCACTCTGGCCTGATTAGAATCCAAGCACTTTAAAAGCAAATCCTCCGCGGTCCGACGATATAATTCACCATTAACCAAAGTGAACTTGAAAGCCCACCGTTTGACTTTTCTCTCAATTGAGCACCTGGGTTTCTGTAAATAATCAATAAGAGGTtataccttgtttcggcatccaatAATCTTTTACTCACATATGTAAAAATATGTTCCTTGCCTTTGGTCTCTTGAGTCAAAACTACCCCAATAACACCTTCTTCAGCCGCCACATATAATTTGAAAGGAATCCCACTCTTTGGTGCTTGAAGAACGGGCGGTGAAGATAAATAGTGCTTGAATTTTCTCAAAAGCCTCTTGCTGTTTTGCCCCCCAAGTAAATTCAACTTCATTTTTCAACCAAAAAATAGGAGTAAAAGCATTCACCTTCCCAGACAAATTACAAATAACCTTCTCAAGTAATTTACTTTGCCCACAACTCTTTCATGAAGGTAAGAGCTTGTACTTTTCTAATAGACTCAATTTTCTTAGGATCTATCTCTACACCATTTTCATGTACAATGAAGCCCAAAAACTTCTCAgccgatacaccaaaagcacattGACTAGATTCATCTTTAAGCCATATCAACGTATTTTCTCAAATGCAAGTCTTAAATCAGCTAAATAGGATTCTAAGTTAGCTGATTTGACAACAATATCATCGATATAGACTTCTAATATTACACCAAGCAAGTCATGAAAGATTAAATTCATAGATTTCTGATAAGTAGCACCAACATTCTTTAAActaaaagtcatgactacccactcAAATAAACTAACAAATCCTAGACAAAGGCCGTTTTGAAAATATCCTCTTCAGCCATAAAGATTTGGTTATATCCAGCATTACCATTAAGAAAACTAATAACTCTATGTCCAGAAGCAACATTAATAAGTATATTGGGtataggcataggatattcaTCTTTAGGAGTAGTTCTATTAAGATCTTTAAAATCAATGCAAACTCTGAGCTTACCCGTACCTTTCTTCTCAACaggcacaatattggaaatccaatCAGCATATCGACAAGGCCTAATAAACTTAGTATCTAGCAAccgattaatttcttctttAACTCGATCAAATATGATAGGATTAAATCGCCTAGCAGGTTGTTTATGAGACTTAAAACCAGGTTTGATAGACAGCCGATGCTCAACTAACTCCCAGCTtaaaccaggcatctcatgataatTCCATGCAAAACAATGGATATACTCTTTCAATAATTCAGTTAACTTAGCCTTAAAAGCAGGCTCAAGGTTCTTGTTTACAAAGTCGGCCTAGGTATAGTTCCATCACCAATATCTACCTCCTCTAAAGGATCAACCGATGTAAATCCTTGTCCTAATTTGCTATCATCAAAATCTTCAATGGCTTCACATGTATCGTTGTCATGTGCCCGATAGTGCTTAAGTCTTTGCTGCAACCACTCCAGATTTTTATCCATTAAATCACATGAGGTGGTTTAGCTGATTTTCAACCGGATTCAAAACAGCAGGAACAAAGCCATCCTTTGTACAACTGATGAGCTTATAATTAGAAAGATCTAAACCAGATAAACATTTAACATTATCATGTATGCCTGTGGTGGAATTATCATCTATAGCAACACAAGCCGACGTATCACCATGCACAACCTCTACTTCGTCGTCTACCCATTGAATTAAAAATTGATGCAAGGTAGAAGGATTGCATTGATTCTCATCTATCCAATAACAACCCAAAATCAAGCTAAAGTTATCTTGTGTCTCGACAACGAAGAAAGCGGTAGCCAACGTCTTGCTCTCGACGGTGAGCTCCATAGAGACGACACCTTTAGCTCCGATAGGCTCGCCTCCTCCCACACCGCTAATGGTCATGTTGGTCTTGATCAGCTCTTCATCTGAACGAcccaatttcttgaacaaagaaTAGGGCATCAAGTTAACAATCGCCCCTCCATCAACTAGCAATCGAGAGATTGGTTTCCCATTGATGTGACCCTTCATGTACAATGCCTTTAGATGATTATCAATAGCTTTAGGCTTCTGAAATGTAGCCTCCCTGGGTTCAAAATCAAGATGAGCCAATTCTTCCTCCAAAATAGCATAATCATCCGCAGACATATGGACCACATTAATATCAAAGTTCATGCGTTTACGTGAAGAATTGTAATCAACAAGTTGCTCATCATCTTCTATTTCAGTAACTGATGTCAACTCATTGTCACAAGCCACAGgagtagaagaagaaaaactggGTGGCATCTCTAGCTCGACCGGTTGGACCGGTTCCAcgatcggtctgaccggttcaACCGCTAGCACCGGCGTCTCGGCCAGTCTGACCGGTGGCTCAGCCGGTCTGATCGGTGTAGGTGCTGGCTGGGCATTCGCCTTGACCTTCCACTCCTTCCCCTACGAGACCATGGATCTGTACTTGTTGAAGGTCTCGTCTCTTTGTTTCTTCAGTTCTTGCTCCTTTCTCTCTTGGAATCGCAATATTTGAAGCTTCCTCCTTTATGTGCGAGTCAAACTGGGAGGACACCACCTTGGTAAGAAGTACTTGGAGCTAGAACTGCTACACCTAGCCTCATGATCATCAGCAACAAGGGCCCTCTGGATAGATGTCTTAGCCTTATTGTCTATGACAATCAGCATTTTGCCATCATCCTCAACAAGGACCTTCATGCACCCAATCTGGATTATATCCTTGCTTGTAGTCCTCTTTGGGTCAACGTCCATCTTTTGCacccctcctctttcttcttgagaCAATATACTTGCCTTGGAGGAGATGGCCTTGGTGACTGAGCAGGTCAATCAGACCGGTTGGGGTAGGCCGCTTTAATCAGTTGAGCCTAGTGGCTCCAACCTGATCGGCAAGGTGCCAAACGGCCATGCACGAGGTGTGAAATTCTATATAGAGCTAGTCTTCTTGATTCTCGCCATCTAAGATGGAAAGACTGCTGCTGAACTGACTGATAAGGTGCCCACATCACGCAATTATCATCCCACACCAGGCATGGTGAATTTGATGTTGGAAGAGCCCATGATGTGGTAGGGTACTACTTCTGTTGAGAACATTCACCCCTCTGCCTTGTAGCTACTCTTGGAGGTGAAGCCAGCCCCTCTTGGCGCATGGGTGacctcattcttttttttaatggcTGATCACTTGTAACAACCTTTTGGTTGGAATACTTGGCCAAAAACTTGTCAAATGTGATTTCTCTTTTGCATCACTCCCCTGATCTTTGACCAAGTTAAGCTTCCAGGTTCCAATCTCCAGACGCTTCGGTTTTAGCATTCGGGGGCGGCCCTTGGccagaccggtctgactggcttcctgaaccggtctgaccggtttgttCTGCTTAGCAGGCTCAAATAGTTTTTCACCAGTCGACGCGGTTGACCCTTACCCCCTGTGTCTAGAAGCTCTCACGATGATCTTGAATGACTCTCTAGCATCATGAGTCTTCTCATATGCCACTTTCCATGTTAACTCCTTGCCCCTCAAATCAGGCTTCTCTTCCCCAACTACCACATTCTTGTCTTTGGTTGCTTCAGCTTGATGCGGCAGAACCAATACCTTAGGCTGTTGCAAATCCATGGTGTTGACAAGGAAAGGTGCCTTGTCCACTTGCATTTCATGAAAATTCAAACAACCTTCATTTATGGCTAATTGAACCTATCAACGAAacacattgcaatcattagtAGCATGTGAAAAAGAGTTATGAAACTTGCAATATGCACGCTTTTACAACTCTTCAAGCGGGGGTATGGCATGAGATATCTTAATGTTCCCAAGCTTAAATAATTCATCAAATATGTGATCAcatttggaaacatcaaaagtaaATTTTACTTCTTCTTGCTGACCCTTATGAACCGACTTAAGAGATGAACAAGAATAAGTCTTAGCCTTGGAAGGCCACACGAACTCAGCAACATACACATCATTATCATCGTTGTTCAAACTATCATAATCATATTCAATAGCATGCATATTGGACCGACGAGATTTAAAGCTTTCTTTCTCTTTATTCATTCGGTTTTCTTGGATTAAAGCTCTCACTTGTACTTGTGCAACTAAAATAAAATCATAACCATCTATTCTATCCCTAATAGATGATCTTAAGCCTTTGAAAGCAATATCAGCAAGATCCATATCAGAAATTGACAAATTAAAATAACAGTTTTTGGTTTCTTTGGACCATTTTATATAAGCATAAATGGATTCGTCTCTACCTTGCCTAACTAATGTTAAATCTATCAATTTTAATTGAAAACTCCTATAAtaaaagtgatcatgaaatttCCATTCTAATTGATCCCAAGAATCAATAGAACCAAGACCTAAGGATGAAAACCAAGCAAAAGCAGTTCGAGTTAAAGACAAAGAAAACAATCGTACTTTTAAAGTATTGTAGGAACCCACTTCACCTAGTTGAGCAGTAAACTGACTAATATGTTCCCAAGTGGTCCGGTTATCATCACCATTAAATTTAACAAAATCAGGCATACACCAACCAATAGGAAAGGGAACATTATCAAACTCAGCGTTATATGGATTTTGGTACAAGTTAGAGTTGCCAATATCAACACCAAGCTTATTTCTCATCATAGCCAAATCTTCTTTAAATTTAGCAAATTCATTCCAATTAGAATTATTTGGCTATTGTGGCACTGTATTCACCgtattcatcttattcaaatgGGGCATGCTATTAGCCAGAGAGAGCCTATAAGCCTCAAAAACATCATTGGGTATGACATTAGGTGATGACGATGTATGCACTGTTGTACTATATAAAGGCACATAATTTTCAAGCACATTGGTATGGCTAGGAGCAGCGACATAGGCTGCTCGAGCACAACCTCCAGCGCACTGGCACTACAAAACAACTTCACACGTAGAGACACTATTTTTGTCCTGTAGAGACATGTTATGTTGCCCCTAGAGAATCATAGAGTCATTTTCCAATATGTCATAGAGATGCCACTATAAACAGTGTCTCTTTGAATGAAGAGACATTTTTATAAGTGTCCCTATATTTTGTAAGACAACCTGTAATGGCACAATATTATGTCTCTATCATTTAGATGACTAGAAATATAttgcaaaaatattataattttgGAGTGATGGGTCTTCGAACTCAAAGACCTCATAGGTCATTGCATTATACTCCACCTTCTAGCCAACACAATCTCACACCAATTCTTGCATATTTACTTAGTATAATTCTTATGAATATGCCTCCATAGTCTAAATAGTGTCTCAAGGTATTACAGTGAATGTCTCAAACTATGTCTCTATGGGGGTAAGGTCAATTTTTAAGTGTCTCAAATATGTCCCTAATTTTCTGTATTGTCATTCTACAGAAATGACTTACGAAAATGTCCCTATGGTTGAAAATGCCTCTAGTAGTGTCTCAACACAGATGACACTTTCCAAAGTGCCACAAAAGACATATTCATAAGGGCAAATCACAAAATGTCTATACAAAAGTGTCTCTACTTGAAGTTTATGTTGCAGTGTGGTcagaccagtctgaccggttacCTCGATCGGTCTGACCGCTCTAGCCGTGTTTGGCTTTGGTGGTTGGACCGACGACGTTTGACTAGGGAAGAAGTTGGGAGGCATGCCATACAATGGATTTTCAAGAATAACCCTTGGTGTAGCCGATGAGCTAGGATGTAGTACCCCACGTGGATCAATTTGAGGAGTACTGGTACTTGTAATATTACTAGTAGATGTAACATATCTCCCCTTCTCTATATCTTCTAGTCGTTCTAAACACGCAATGTAAGAAGCAAGAAGCTCATCACTACCCAAAATATGCTGATTAACCTTTTCATTAAGCGTAGATGGGTTAGGGGTGATTTGCTTACTATGCCGATTACCTCAACCTTGTTGTCATTTGTCTTGAACTCCATCACAAAATCTTGCACTCTTGTCACCGTGCCCTAGCGGTCCTTTTTGAAGCCAATTAAGAACTGTGTCTTGAAGTACTCCTCTGCCGACAAATACTTCTGGcgctcttccttgctgagatcTTCAATGGAGGTCGTGATGATGTTGTCCTTGTCGATTTTCTTAGTAGATCCCATCTGGCTTGGGTTTGATAGAATGGTTGTAAAAACCAGATCTTTCTTCTCCAGCGGAGTCCCCAAAAATCTGTTGGCACTTTTTCTAGCCAACACACCGAATTGCACTAGATCGTGCGTGATGGAAATTCACCACACGAGGCTCCTACCTCTGGTCGGTCAGACTGGTCAGGGAAGCCAGTTAGACCGGTTTGCACAGGGGCAACGTGAAAACCTACGTTCACCAccccgggagggaccccgtcaggGATGATGCGCCTAGGGTTGTTCTGGGATCGGCAGGCCACTCAGAACGTCCTCAACCATCATTGAGACGAAGGAGGGAAGCAAAAGGGTTGGAAAAGATTAGGGTTTGAAGATAAAAGTAAAGATAAATATTTTGTTCGATTGGGTGTTAGCCTCAATCAGCCGcagccctttatatttatagggtgagGAGGTCTTTCCCCGCAAGGAAATCCTATTACAAACCTTAACCTACTATGACTCCTTAATTCTACTCGAACTAGGGTTggaccggttagaccggtcgTGCCCACCGATCAGACCGATTGGTCTTGCCAGACCGACTATAGGATCCAGGACCGGTCAGACAGCTTGGAGGAACCGATCTGACTGGTTGGTCTCAGCCTAATCGGCTTGCTGCCAATTTTGGACTCCAACAATACCCTTTCTCCCTTACAAAACATGGCCATTTCGAAAAGCCAAAAGAGCGCAACGGCCGACAAGCAAGATAGACCCATGCTagtccctccatcccaaattacttttcattttgacttttctagattcatagctttttgctatgcacctagatatatagtatGTTTGGAGACGTAGCAAAAGGTTATGTGcctagaaatgtcaaaacgaatactaagttgggatggagggagtagtagaaAAAATTACTTGGTTAATGGTCAAATCTTTATTCTTTAGTAAATCAAGTGGAATACTAGAGAAATGACCCCTTAGCATGGCAACTGAGGCATGAGGGCACGCACAACGTATCGATGGGTGCTGTCTATATACCGCCATGACAGCTTTCGCATCCTACGTGTACACAGTTTAATGCGCAGAGAGAATGCTACTGTCGTCTCGCAAGATGACGCCTGCGGCCCATTCTCCTTGAATCAATCGCCAGGTCGAAGCGTGTTGTATGGTTCGTCTCCAGTCCACGATGACTGCGACTGATCCATTGTGTCGAGAGTGTTTTGGCGAGGAGAAATCACTGGTGGCGTCAAAAATCCAACCCCAATATGTCCTGCAGCACCATGTGGCAAAAATGGACGCCACCGTCGGTGGCGTGACAATTGCTTGttgcggcggcagcacggcaaTTGCTCGATGGGCAGAGGCGTGGGAGTAGAAGGCTGCGGCTGCGAAGCTACAACACCAGTGCACAAGGGCACTAATCTGCCTCATGTGTCGCACACTTCTTGCCAGCCCCCGGGCATTGAGCCCAGGGCCGGTCCTGAGATTTGGGAGGCCTTGGGTGAAAGTAAAACTCGAGACCatttaatataaatattataacaaatatatatgaaatattaccaataaatacttaaatgtatctaaaagcaatattcatatcaaattatttatacatattaccttaaaagtttcttctaacattcctcgatacaaagtcacttatgatagggttgatgtcagtctcatccaacaattttttcttgatgcataatgttgccaaaccatttaacctcttctaagtcattgttgacctcaatcaataacttcaattttgaaaagcttctttcagctgatgcgacagtcacaggcatagtaaataagagtcggtaagcaatggagacattaggataacaatccacatctctgaTATGCTTGAAAATCTCCACAGCAGACATTACGCTATttggcaaagtgaatttcataatctttaattcagaaaataagatcatatacctcaacatcaaatgaaccatcaaaagaaaaagtttctgcaaatttagtgcaacaatcttcaagttcattatcatttaatgacttcaaagtgcttgagctcaATAAAATTCGaatatatctttaaacaccatgagttcttcaaatctgTTCTTCAAAGAAGTGATTACTTTAAAAAGACTTCTcagcttcaagaatttcttcttggCAATTACTTTCATCAAACTGTTTCTTCCTTGTAACACGATGTTTTTCTGGAAATGATGCCTCTACATCCATTTCTGTTGCAATACCTTTGGCGATGATCATACTAGAAGAAAACCTCTCATTTCTGTAATTCTCAAAGTATTGTATtataccttgtatttgcttcaaagtcgagtcaatgcacatggctggcgattgcaacttcttgctcactttatttacagcaaataaaatatcatgccaGATAACCAAGTAGAAACTCAAAGCTGCCTAGTGcatcaaataattttttttgcatcactTTTATCATTAGGTTCAATGTTAGAAGCATGATGTAACTCAAACAAAGCAGATCTTAACTCAGTAGCTTGATATCTTGTTGctgtaatattttttatttgattctCCCAACGAGTATTGGACAATAATTTCACAGTTAAACTAGAAATATATTTAAGCAAAATATTCCACCTTTTCGTAGAACCAGCAAATAATACATATATGCGttgaacaattccaaaaaatgaaacaattttCCCACTAGATTTtaccatatcacaaagagtaagatttatACTATGGAacgcacatggcatatacaatgctcttggattgatATCAATTAACCATTTTTGTACCCCTTGgtgttttcctttcatattagaaccattgtcatagccttgaccccttatgtcactaatatttaggccaaaggactccatagattcaagcaatacattAAAAAGTCCCAAACCAGATGTATCATCCACCTTCAAGAACCCCAAAACGTACTcctcaatttttatcttgccatcaGACAAATTAACACATCGAACTAATAAAGTCATTTGTTCTGGATGACTGACATCAGGGGTACAATCTAAAATAATTGAGAAATACTTAGCCTCTTTAACAACCTTTATGACAGATGTTGTGATATCAGAAGCCAAAAGAGATATCAACTCATTTTAAATTTTATGATTgagataatgataatgaatttcttTGTTCTGAATACGTCTAAGGTGATCTTGCATTTCCatgtcaaattctgcaatcatctcagcacaagctaagaaattaccattaCTATCATTATAAATATACTCACTACTTCCTCTGAAAGCCAAATTGTATTTACCAAGAAATTTGACAATGGctattattcttaacaaaacttgcctcaaccgttctttctcctttgtgatttgCTACTGCAATTCTTTATCGattgtttcctttttccacAATCTAGCTCTCAATTCATTCCAACTGTTCATGTTACTAATATGCTCGacactattttcatgttctctAAGCTTCTCACTGGTATGcctccaatttctaaacccatCACCTACTAAGGAACTAGGACTCTAGCTAGTGCTAGACTTGAAGATACAGTagaaacaaaaaactttgtcaacatgcctcgaataaactaaccattttctatcatgtacctctccactgtttaattttctagaataatgagcatatgaaaaatgtcttgaggcagcatctagaggaaattcgatattttcttctcttataggccTTTTGTTGACTAATATGTCTCTTGCTTTATAATCAAGATTAtcccaatttcttggatcataaatatctgaagtgtaaactggttcctcatcaacactagcagactgtgcatgtgcacctgatgcatttactTTGTTCTcagagtcacttacattgttatcatcgaccttgatgttaacattttcttcctaattcccattagttggttcatccacaacaactattgccaactcacCTGGGTTCGTCAAAGCGCCCGTATTACTCTTAGGGTGCTgattactcttgcaaaatttatccatagctcctctatgtgattctatcaacttattcacacatctttttcttttccttttctcgttacctgattcaaattttctagacgacatgatatcccacaGTGCTAAGattattataaatacacaatagttataaatcagttgagattaaataacttgtgatagtgaattaataattaatggtatcGGGAATTGGCAATCAAATCCCCTTATCACAGAAGCGAATTGGCGCCAACCGCAAGGTCCGCaagcaacaagccaacaagcCAAGAACCAACAGCGCGCAGGGGTTCTCTGCGCTCGCCAAGCGCTTCCTCACCGTGCGCTCGTTTAGGAACACCACCTCGTGGTCACTCAACGTGTGCAactgcatgcacgcacgcacgctgaAGATTGGTCAGGAACAACGATCGCCAGGCCGCCGGGGTTGTGTGCGCGCACGTATATAGCGTACCTGGATGCCGGCGTAGTCGAACAGGAACAATCTGAGGTCGTCCATTGTCGATGCGCACGACTCACGAGTGCACAGCGCCGATGCCGATCGAGTATGAGGAAACAATCGATGAAGGAACTCGAGAGATATTCCTTGTCTTTTCAACAGGAGCAAGATATTCCTCAAAGCAACTCTACACAACGTCTCGTCTCCATGAAGCCTCCGGCAGCGTGGCGTCGTCGCTTTCTTTAGCAACTCTTT
It includes:
- the LOC105914210 gene encoding protein NYNRIN-like, with the translated sequence MPPSFSSSTPVACDNELTSVTEIEDDEQLVDYNSSRKRMNFDINVVHMSADDYAILEEELAHLDFEPREATFQKPKAIDNHLKALYMKGHINGKPISRLLVDGGAIVNLMPYSLFKKLGRSDEELIKTNMTISGVGGGEPIGAKGVVSMELTVESKTLATAFFVVETQDNFSLILGHYFVIVATNYFTKWTEGTPLKNMIHQEVIEFVREHIVHRFGIPRTLTLDQGTSCISKEVREFVESYGTKLLNSSPYYAQANGQAESSNKILIKLIKKKIDENPRRWHEVLSEALWAYCIARHGATKVTPFEIVYGQEAILPVVVNLGAYRLAKQNNLDVDTYHTLMMENVDEVTDKRLEALKEIEKDKILVARAHNKKVKVKSFQVNDLVWKMILPIGTKSNKFGKWSPSWEGPYKIVKVLFRNSYMVETLRG